The sequence CACCGTCGACTGGTCCAGCACCAACACGGCGCCGGCCGCGTCGCCCGCAGGTCGCATGCAGTCGAGGATCCGCAGCGCGGTGAAGGGCGCGCCGACACCCTGCCCGGCGACCGAGAAGACGGCCGGATCGCCGGAACAGCGCCCGGCGAGGTAGCTCCCCGCGACCTCGATCACCCTCAGGTCGGGTACGTGGAAGGCGAGCAGCACGGTCTCGAGCGGCGGCAGCGCCCCGTCGAGGCCGTCCAGCAGTTCCGCACACATGTCGGTGAACGAGTTCCCGCCGCCGCCGGCGTACCGCTCCAGGTCGACCTCCATGCCGAACTCGGCGAGGAAATCGGTCAGGAACTCCAGTTCCTGCGCGGTCGGCTCGGGCCGGCAGCGGCGCCCGAAGATGCGCACCGTCGGGCGGACCAGCCGCAGCGGGCCGCCCGCCCGCCCGGCCCGCCGCGCCTCGGCCTGCGGCGTGCGCACCTCGCCCATCGGCGTCGGCGTCGGCATGGTCAGTTCGCCGGCTCGGGCGCTGCCAGGCAGGTGCTGACGTAGGTGGTCAGCGTGCCGACGGTGTCGAACACCTCCGCGGTCAGCTCCTCCGGATCGACCTGCACGCCCACCGAGTCCTCCAGCGCCATCAGCAGTTCGATGACGCTCGTGGAGTCGAGGCCCAGGTCGCCGAAGAGCCGGGTGCCGTCGTCGATCTCGGCAAGGTCGCGGTCCAGGACCTCACCGAGGGCCTTCCGCAGCGCGGTACGGATCTCGGCGTCGTCGATGTCGGACATCTGGGAACTCCTTCGTGACTGCTCGATACCTGCCCGGCGCCACGGCCGGCGGCTCAGGCCGGGACGGGACGGCTCAGGTCGGGATGGGTCGACTGCTTGGCCAGCACGTCGTCGACGGTGTCGCGGCTGCGTACCAGGTACGACCGGCCGCGCAGCAGCAGCACCTCGGCCGGGTAGCCGTGGCTGAGGAACAGGCCCGGCGACGCCGACGGTCCGTACGCTCCGGAGCGGCGGACGCCGAGCAGGTCCCCGGGCACCAGATCGGGCAGCAGCACTCCCTTGGCGACGGTGTCGTTCGGCGTGCACAGCGGCCCGGCGATGGTCCATCGGCCGGCTGGGCCGCCACCGCCGGGCCCGGCGGTGGGTCGGGACAGCAGCTCGACGGGAAAGTTGCGTTTGACGAACGAGCCGATCCCGACCGCGGCCATGTGGTGGTGCGTACCGCCGTCGGTGACGGCGAACTTCTCGCCCATCGACTCCTTCACGTAGCGGACGCGCATCAGGTAGGTGCCACAACGGGCGGTCAGGTAGCGCCCGGACTCCAGGATGAGCCGCGTGTCCGGGTGCGCCGCCGCGAACCGGTCCAGC is a genomic window of Micromonospora tarapacensis containing:
- a CDS encoding acyl carrier protein; the encoded protein is MSDIDDAEIRTALRKALGEVLDRDLAEIDDGTRLFGDLGLDSTSVIELLMALEDSVGVQVDPEELTAEVFDTVGTLTTYVSTCLAAPEPAN